GCGCCGGCGACAATATCTTTTTTTGCGTATGTTTCTAAAAGCGCGCGGTCTAAAACAGAATCCTCTGTTGAAGTAAGTGTCCGTTGTCCGCCTTTGCCGGCTTTACCAAGCATAATACGCAAAAGACCCTTTATTGTGATAACCGCGCTCCTAATAATATCTTCTGTAGAAATTTGCGCGCCGACTGCTCTTGGCAAATCAAAAGGATTTATTTTTGACTCTGATGCTAAAGATACATTTATATATGTTCCGCCGACAGCGTCGGATAAGTGTTTATACTCCATTTCCGGATCAATAATTATAACATCTATGCCAAGCATTAAGCTACGCAAAACCTCCAGCTTTACAGCATAACTTTTTCCAGCGCCAGAAGTTGCAAAAACAATCGCATTCGCATTTTGCAAGCTAAACCTGTCAAAAATAATTAAGCTGTTATTATGTCTGTTGATTCCATAAAGAACTCCGTCGTCTGAAGTAAGTTCTGAGGACATAAAAGGAAATGACGACGCAATCGGCGACGAATTCATATTAAATGTAATCATCAATTCATCGTTTGCTAAAGGCAAAGTAGAATTAAAGCCTTGTTCTGCCTGATAGTATACTTTTTTGGAATAAATTAACTTGGAACCGAATTGTGTTTCTATCTGACTGCTTATTTTTTCCAATTCTTCTTCTTTTTTTGCATAAATAGTTATATAAAAAGCGTATTGAAAAAAATGTTCCGTTCCCTGAGTAAGATCATCACGTAATCTTTCTATATCTTGAAGTGCAGTTTCTCGTATTGGATCGCGGGGCATACCCTTTTCTGAATCTGCGATTATCTGCGCTTCCAAAGCTCCAACCTTTTTCTGAAGCTGTTTCAAAATAACATCAGACTTTACCGGATAAAAAAACATTGAAATATCTAAAGTGGTATTTAAATTAATAATCGGGGCTGACCAGCCGATACTTACATAACGTGGATATGTTATAACAAAAATAGTACGAACAAATACGTCGCCCATTCTTAAATATGACGGCTTTACCTCAAAAGCAGCCGGAGCAATTAGATCCATCACACTGACAACGCCTTTTCTATATGCACGTTCTTCTTCTAAGGCAACCGTTTGTTCGGAAATTTTTTTTGCTTCCTCTTGCCTTCTTTTTTCAGCTTCAGTGAGTTCTCTTGGTTGTGGTGTAGGCGCAGTTGCGCCTCCTGGTTTAAATACCATAAATTTGGGTGTTATTCTTCTACTCTCAAATTGTTAATTGGTGTTAATTTTTGTGATTCGCGTAAATCCGGATTATAGGCATCATAGTAAAGTTCTATCAGACTCTGCGTGTCTAGTTGTATCGTATACACGCCCATACTTTGCAGTCCAGAAGATACAGATTCTACACGAAGCATCAAATCTCTTTTTCTTTTTAAAAATTCTTTTTTATCCATTGAGATGGCTGAAGCAGGTGTTAATATTTCTTTAAAGCGACTAAAAAAGCCTTTCTGTTTATTGGTAAACGGACTATATGGAATGGCAACATAAAATTTCTTGCTCATTATATCGCCCATCTCTATCAATTCTCCTATAAATTGTCTATAATCGGCTATTTGTATTTTTAAAAGCTCATTTTTTTGATTTTTCCCCAGCTCTCGTAATTTTTCTATATATTTTTCAATGTTTAAGCGCCGTGATTGAATAACAATTTGTAATGAAAAATCTAAACTATTTAAAAAACCAACATAACCACTAATAATCGCCTGCTGTTCTTCTTCTGATTTTAAAGCAAAATTAATACTGGACGCTAAAAGAACGGCGCGAAGTGTGCCATCTTTCATTATCACAACATCTTCTTTTATCTCCCCAATGTCCAAAAATCTTTTTGTGCTAGGTCCTGGCTTTGACATATTAATTAAAAATTATTCTTCCGGGCGATATACTCCGCCTGTATTTACTAATAATGTTAACTCTGATAACTTTGAAGCGGTTGGACGCTCTTTATTAATTACTACTTTTGGCGCAAGTATTGGCGCGGTTTTAGCTTTTTGCTTTAATTCTGCATCAGTTATATCTTTCTGCCAAATACGAAGTCCGGGTTTTCTAAAAGTTTGAAATAAATTTAATAAAAAATAATGAAATGGTTGGCCGTTTACTTTAGCAAAAGCAACAACAATAGCGAAGCCGGTTACTATAAGCAAAAATAATATAAAAAATATAAAAGTGAGGAGCTTGTATCCAATAAAATCCAATAATAAGGTAGCAAGCATTATTATAAACTGGCGGGTTGTAATTGGCCCGATAATTTTATCTTCTACATCTATAAATTGTGGAACGACAAATTGTTGCATAGAAAACAGGAATTAGGAATAAAGAATTAGGAATTGGGAATCATTTCTTTTGTTTTTTTAATCAAACCATTTATTATTTTATGAACTTTTACAGTTTTCTCGGCAATCAAATTAAATTCATTTTTATCTAT
This genomic window from Parcubacteria group bacterium CG10_big_fil_rev_8_21_14_0_10_36_14 contains:
- a CDS encoding conjugal transfer protein TraC; amino-acid sequence: MVFKPGGATAPTPQPRELTEAEKRRQEEAKKISEQTVALEEERAYRKGVVSVMDLIAPAAFEVKPSYLRMGDVFVRTIFVITYPRYVSIGWSAPIINLNTTLDISMFFYPVKSDVILKQLQKKVGALEAQIIADSEKGMPRDPIRETALQDIERLRDDLTQGTEHFFQYAFYITIYAKKEEELEKISSQIETQFGSKLIYSKKVYYQAEQGFNSTLPLANDELMITFNMNSSPIASSFPFMSSELTSDDGVLYGINRHNNSLIIFDRFSLQNANAIVFATSGAGKSYAVKLEVLRSLMLGIDVIIIDPEMEYKHLSDAVGGTYINVSLASESKINPFDLPRAVGAQISTEDIIRSAVITIKGLLRIMLGKAGKGGQRTLTSTEDSVLDRALLETYAKKDIVAGADITKMEPPIMQDLLDILEGMEGAEDLVTRLKKYTEGTFSGLINSPTTVDINNQLVTFSVRDLEDELRPIAIYTIVNFIWNTVRSESKKRVMVIDEAWWLMQHEDSAKFIFALVKRCRKYYLGITTISQDVNDFLLSPYGQAIITNSSMQLLLKQSPAAIDLIQKTFLLTQGEKYLLLESGVGEGIFFAGNKHAAIKIVASYAEDQLITTDPKQLLQIEEEKDEFKKEMDKRG